AACGCCTCCCCTCCAAATGGATCATTTCTCTTTGGAATGATACAAAGGTCGGCATTTGCCATTAACTCGGCAACTTCTTCTATCCGCACCGGAGGCTGAAACAGGATCCGGGATGAAAGTCCCGCCGAGTCTGCCATTTCTCTCAATTTATCCAACTCGCTTCCACGACCGTAAATGTGAAACTCAGCCTGCGGCACTTGCGCGGCAATGGACATAAACGCTTCAATCGCGAGGTCAAGTCCCTGGTGCCAATTTAAAGTCCCCGGATACATCATAATAAATTTATCATCGTTTCGTGTCCGTTTCCTCGGGAAAAAAATAGACGGATCCGGATAATTCAGAAGAGTGGTGCATCGGCTTGGTGAAACCGACCTTGAACACAGCTTTTTCTCCCAAATATGGTTTGATATGATGACATGGTCCGCGAATCCGCACGACAACTTCTCCACCGTCTTAAGCGCTCTGAATAACATACCGTTGTCCGCCCGTGAAAATTTACTTACATAAAGCTCTGGAACAATATCATGAATATCCAAGATGATCTTACAACCGGAAAGCTTCGGCAACAATGCGGCAAAGACCTCAAAGTCAGGGATGGAGTGGACATGAATAAAATTGTATGGATTCCTTGAGTGCTCTTTCGATAAATAGTATGAGGAGTGTAAAAAAAATCGTACCAGTTTTTCAAGATATGAAAATTTGCCTTTCTCGTCGGGGGTCCTCTCCTGGATGCGGTAGACATTAACCGCCTTAAAAGTCTCGAAGGCCGGCTGCCCCTTTTTCCTCAGCGAGATAACATCAACCTCATCGCCGCGGGAGGCAAGAGACTCTGCATACCTCTTGACCCGTCCGTCGTTCTCATAGAACGAGTACGTGAGCATACACACTTTTATTCCATGTTCTCGAACTATTCCCTGAGTGTTCGTCACCACTCTCATAGCGCTCACGATAAATCAACTCCCTTGCCGGAATTAGGGTACTAATGGGATCACGATATTACAGCCGCTCATATGCTTTCACGAACCGTTCTCTTGGATGCGGTCATCTTTTATTCCCCCGGTAATATATCCTT
This is a stretch of genomic DNA from Syntrophobacterales bacterium. It encodes these proteins:
- a CDS encoding glycosyltransferase family 4 protein, with the translated sequence MRVVTNTQGIVREHGIKVCMLTYSFYENDGRVKRYAESLASRGDEVDVISLRKKGQPAFETFKAVNVYRIQERTPDEKGKFSYLEKLVRFFLHSSYYLSKEHSRNPYNFIHVHSIPDFEVFAALLPKLSGCKIILDIHDIVPELYVSKFSRADNGMLFRALKTVEKLSCGFADHVIISNHIWEKKLCSRSVSPSRCTTLLNYPDPSIFFPRKRTRNDDKFIMMYPGTLNWHQGLDLAIEAFMSIAAQVPQAEFHIYGRGSELDKLREMADSAGLSSRILFQPPVRIEEVAELMANADLCIIPKRNDPFGGEAFSTKSLEFMSLGVPVIMSRTKIDSYYFNDSVVRFFEPENVSDLASAMLDLATNKTKRRLLVDNASKFVAEFSWEKKKLEYFSLVDRLTRKG